A region of Lycium barbarum isolate Lr01 chromosome 1, ASM1917538v2, whole genome shotgun sequence DNA encodes the following proteins:
- the LOC132615335 gene encoding uncharacterized protein LOC132615335, producing MEHMLKKSNKFLVQSRRTLEVKDGLIIVESDALPEGEKFPPSFYESKKLVKGLGLNYKKIHACPNDCMLFRKEFANKDINNYLICGASRWKNSIKKIPAKVLRHFPLKPRLQRLFVSSKTSKLMRWHYEERNRDGVPRHPAYTEAWKAFETRHLEFAKDSCNVLLGLASDGFNSFGMMRSHMVLYQDGALMVNLHVLAANISTQSKRLKHGKKFYFMGHRRFLKQGHKYRNNAKSLDGTKELRTTPSPISGSQVLKQVRGIKFTLGQLREKASGVMKNTWKKKIIFFNLPYWEYNLVHHNLDMMHIEKNVCDNLIYTLLGLGKKTKDNLEARLDLKEMNIKPSLWPKKRASGRTYLCYT from the exons ATGGAGCATATGTTAAAA AAAAGTAATAAATTTCTTGTACAATCAAGGAGAACTCTAGAAGTAAAAGATGGATTGATTATAGTAGAGTCA GATGCGTTACCTGAGGGTGAGAAGTTTCCTCCTTCATTTTATGAGAGCAAGAAGTTAGTTAAGGGCTTAGGGTTAAATTACAAAAAGATCCATGCTTGTCCCAACGATTGCATGCTTTTTAGGAAGGAATTTGCTAATAAGGATATCAATAATTACTTAATCTGTGGAGCTTCTAGATGGAAAAATAGCATAAAAAAAATTCCAGCCAAGGTCCTAAGACACTTTCCTCTAAAACCCAGACTCCAGAGATTATTCGTGTCTTCAAAAACATCTAAATTGATGCGATGGCATTATGAAGAACGGAATAGAGATGGAGTTCCACGACATCCTGCATATACTGAAGCTTGGAAAGCTTTTGAAACTAGACATTTAGAATTCGCTAAAGATTCCTGCAATGTTCTCCTAGGATTAGCCAGTGATGGCTTTAATTCGTTTGGCATGATGCGAAGT CATATGGTTCTCTATCAAGATGGTGCACTAATGGTCAATCTGCATGTCCTTGCTGCAAACATAAGCACTCAATCTAAAAGGTTGAAACATGGTAAAAAGTTTTATTTCATGGGTCATCGACGTTTCTTGAAGCAAGGGCATAAATATCGGAATAATGCAAAATCATTAGATGGGACTAAAGAATTAAGAACTACACCTTCTCCAATATCCGGGTCACAAGTTCTAAAGCAAGTTAGAGGCATAAAGTTCACCCTCGGCCAGTTAAGGGAAAAGGCAAGCGGGGTGATGAAAAATACGTGGAAAAAGAAGATTATTTTTTTCAATCTTCCTTATTGGGAGTATAATTTGGTGCATCATAACCTTGATATGATGCATATAGAAAAGAACGTCTGCGATAACCTGATTTATACATTATTGGGTCTTGGTAAAAAAACAAAAGACAACTTAGAAGCTCGATTGGACTTGAAGGAGATGAATATAAAACCAAGCTTATGGCCTAAAAAACGAGCTAGTGGGAGGACATATCTTTGTTACACCTGA
- the LOC132615350 gene encoding uncharacterized protein LOC132615350 encodes MSFLIDLDLARIDPDLGRNCEVRDMITNFFKPQTTSDSPPLSSRQSPVIHNVDDANPSRPSDKDKMLDLGLLVSDPAKRKQISFYSPNLRDSVRRYYINKGPCQPDDHFVFPITYFSGKPRSCHSDWFGTSYSRWLEYNIEKDAAFCLCCYLFKNETEGYGKQVGDPFTVDGFRSWNKGLERLNKHVREVNSVHYRCFKMMLDLDNQAQSILTCFDKEN; translated from the exons ATGAGTTTTCTGATAGATCTAGATCTAGCAAGGATAGATCCAGATCTAG GTCGAAATTGTGAAGTGAGAGATATGATCACAAATTTTTTCAAGCCTCAAACCACTTCAGATTCTCCTCCGCTAAGCTCTCGACAAAGTCCAGTTATTCACAACGTCGATGATGCCAATCCTTCTCGACCATCAGATAAAGACAAGATGTTGGATTTGGGTCTTCTTGTATCCGATCCTGCTAAAAGAAaacaaatttcattttattcTCCTAATCTACGTGATAGCGTGAGGAGATATTACATTAACAAGGGTCCATGTCAACCTGATGATCATTTTGTTTTTCCAATAACATATTTTAGTGGAAAACCACGTTCTTGTCATTCTGATTGGTTTGGCACTTCATATTCTAGATGGTTAGAATACAACATTGAAAAAGATGCAGCTTTTTGCTTATGTTGTTACTTGTTTAAAAATGAGACGGAAGGATATGGAAAACAAGTAGGCGATCCTTTCACAGTGGATGGTTTCAGAAGTTGGAATAAGGGCTTAGAAAGACTTAATAAACATGTGCGTGAAGTGAATAGTGTTCATTATCGGTGTTTCAAGATGATGTTAGATTTAGATAATCAAGCACAATCTATTCTAACTTGTTTTGACAAGGAAAATTAG
- the LOC132615342 gene encoding uncharacterized protein LOC132615342, with amino-acid sequence MPFRGLDESETSSRRGNFLDFLKWYADKNEDVKQVVLEHAPQNDIMICPNIQKDIVSSCAKETVSIVEDLYGDYFGILVDESKDVSHKEQIALILWYVNKREHNLSSSHIRGQGYDGASNMQGEINGLKTLIMKDSPSAYCTHCFAHQLQLTLVAVAKKHHEVDQFYDILANVLNVVGGSFKRRDMLRDNLAEKLKEPLVLGEVHTRSGLNQELGLKRAGDTRWSSHFKTVRNFISLFSSIIHVLGVLAKEGSNYQERSLAKSL; translated from the exons ATGCCTTTTCGCGGTCTTGATGAGAGTGAAACTTCTTCAAGAAGAGGAAACTTTTTAGATTTCTTAAAATGGTATGCGGATAAGAATGAAGATGTGAAACAAGTTGTGTTAGAACATGCTCCACAAAATGACATCATGATTTGTCCAAATATCCAAAAAGACATTGTGAGTTCTTGTGCAAAAGAAACAGTGTCAATTGTTGAAGACTTATATGGGGATTACTTTGGGATACTAGTTGATGAGTCTAAGGATGTCTCTCATAAAGAACAAATAGCTCTTATTTTATGGTACGTCAACAAAAGGG AACATAATTTGAGTTCATCTCATATTCGGGGACAAGGTTATGATGGAGCTAGTAACATGCAGGGAGAAATCAATGGTCTTAAAACTTTGATTATGAAAGATTCTCCTTCGGCATATTGCACACATTGCTTTGCTCATCAATTGCAATTGACGCTTGTAGCTGTTGCAAAGAAGCATCATGAGGTAGATCAATTTTATGATATTCTTGCTAATGTTTTGAATGTTGTTGGAGGCTCTTTTAAGCGTAGGGATATGCTTAGAGACAATCTAGCAGAAAAATTAAAGGAACCACTAGTGCTCGGTGAAGTTCATACAAGAAGTGGATTGAATCAGGAACTTGGACTTAAAAGGGCAGGGGATACACGTTGGAGTTCTCATTTTAAGACAGTGCGTAACTTTATTAGTTTATTCTCCTCAATTATTCATGTACTTGGAGTTCTTGCTAAGGAGGGTTCAAATTATCAAGAGAGATCACTGGCAAAAAGTTTATAG